The nucleotide window CGGGGGAACGGAATCAGCACGGTGCTTTCGAAATCCTTTTCTCCATTCTTGGCTTTTACGGTAACCATGAGGTTGTAGTTGCCGCAAGCGGTGAAACCTGCGTCGTGCATATCGATGGTCACGCCAGCAGAGGCCTGGGAGTTCAGATCGATTGCGCTGGTGGGGAATGCAATTTCGTTGTGTCTGATGTCTACGCCTACAAGAGCGTTTGCAGCGTCAAGAACCTTGTATTCAATGTCGGTGAATGCGATAAGGTCGTTGTTTTCGTTCAGGGAGTCAACGGTAATGTCAAGGCTGAAACGGCCCTTGAAACGCATGATGCCTGCGCCGTCTTCTCTGTGATTTTCTGCAAGGCCTGCACCGACAAGGTCGCTACTCAAAACAATATTGGCGTCCTGCTGGGTCGGAATTTCAACCTGATCACCCGGCTTTTCCTGTCCAGGTTCAGTCGAAGACTTGCTATCGCTTCCGCATGCAATGAGTCCGAAAGCGCCAATGGCAAAAACGGAACCCATGAAAAGTTTCTTAAAATTCATGATTTTTCCTCATAAAAAGTTTTTCTGCCCTTGAAAATAAACAAAAATGGGCTAAAATGCAATTAAAAAAGTGTAAATTTTGCCTAAAATGGTTCGAAAAACACGTTTTTTTGCTCAAAAATGCGGTTTTAAGTGATGTAAATCTACTTCATTCCCCGGATAATATCGCGAAGTCGCGCCGCTTCCTCGAAATCGAGGCGCGCGGCGGCCTCTTTCATCTGTTTTTCCAGGTCTTCCAGTTGTGAGTTGTCCGTGGTGTGCGGCGATGGATTGCTTCGCCTGCGGCTCGCAATGACGTCTCCATCCGCACGCTTGGAGTAGCGGGCGCCCTTCTTCTTCGTCTTGCTGCTCGGCTGTAGCGGTTCCATCGGGCGGATTCCGTTACCGTCGTCTTCGTAGTCCTCATCGATAGAATCGTCGCCGATGTCGCCCAGCGGGTCGTTGATTCTCAAATCGTCTTCGAGCTTGCGGGTCACGGATTTGGGCGTGATACCGTGTTCCTTGTTGAATTCTTCCTGAACGGCTCTGCGGCGTGCGGTTTCGGTAATTGCCTTGTCGAGGCTGTCGGTCATGTTGTCGGCAAAAAGCAGTACGGTGCCGTTCACGTTACGGCTTGCGCGGCCCATTGTCTGGATTAAGCTGCGGTAGTTACGCAGGAATCCTTCCTTGTCGGCGTCGAGAATCGCGACCATGCTCACTTCGGGCAAGTCGAGGCCTTCGCGCAGCAAGTTGATGCCCACGAGTACGTCGAATTCACCAGTGCGGAGTCCGCGGATGAGTTCGTGGCGTTCTAGCGTCTTGATGTCGCTATGCAGGTAACGTGCGCGGATGCCTGCTTCTACAAAGAAGTCGGTGAGGTCCTGCGCCATCTTCTTGGTGAGGGTCGTCACCAGCACGCGGTCGCCGTTCTTGACGACTTCCTCGATGCGGTACAGCAGCACGTCCATCTGGCCCTTGATGGGGAACATCTCGATTTTCGGATCCAGAAGTCCGGTCGGCCTGTTAATTTGTTCGGTAACGACGCCGCCGGTCTTGGTAAGTTCGTAATCGCCGGGGGTGGCACTCACGAATAGCACCTGCTTCGGGTACATGTACTCGAATTCGGCGAAGTTCATCGGGCGGTTGTCCAGCGCACAAGGAAGGCGGAACCCGTACTGCACAAGCGTTGTCTTGCGGCTCTTATCGCCTTCGGCCATGCCGCCTACCTGCGGAATACTCACGTGGGATTCATCCACCATCAAGAGCCAGTCGTCGCCGAAGTAGTCGATGAGCGTAAACGGGCGCGTACCCGGAGCGCGGTTTTCGATAATGCGGGAGTAGTTCTCGATGCCGCTGCACATGCCGGTCTCGCGAATCATTTCCATGTCGTAGCGGGTGCGGCTCGAAAGGCGGGCCGATTCCAGCACCTTGCCTTCCTTGTCGAGTTCTGCAAGGCGGTCGGTCAGTTCCATCTGCATGCGCTGCAAAATGCCTGCGCGGCCTTCTTCTTTCGTGACGAAGTGCTTCGCCGGAGCGATGGTCATCTCGTCCATTTCCTGCGTGACTTCGCCGGTAATGATGTTGAAGCGAACGAGCCTGTCGACTTCATCGCCGAAAAGCTCGATGCGGAGGCCTTCTTCGTCGTAGCTCGGGTGGATTTCAATCACGTCGCCGTGCACGCGGAAGCTGCCGCGTTCCAGGCTGAAATCGTTTCTCGTGTACTGAATTCGCACCAAATCGTGCAGAATCTTGTCGCGGTCGTAAACGTCACCCTTCTTGATGCGCACCATCAAATCAAAATATTCGCTCGGGCTGCCCAAACCGTAGATGCAGCTTACGGATGCAACGATAATCACGTCGCGGCGGGTGAGCAAGTTCGCGGTCGCGCGCAGGCGCAATTTGTCGATCTCGTCGTTGATGCTGGCATCCTTCTCGATGAACGTGTCCGTGTGCGGGATGTAGGCTTCGGGCTGGAAGTAATCGTAGTAGCTCACGAAGTATTCCACTGCATTGTGCGGGAAAAACGCCTTGAATTCCTGGTAAAGTTGCGCCGCAAGCGTCTTGTTGTGCGTGAGGATCAGCGTCGGCTTGCCCACGTTCTTGATGACGTTTGCCATCGTGAAAGTTTTGCCGGAACCTGTCACGCCAAGGAGCGTCTGGAACTGTTCGCCGTTCTTGAATCCGGCCGTTAGTTCTTCGATGGCCTTCGGCTGGTCGCCCGCCGCTCCGTAAGGGCTCACAAGCTCGAAGTTCGCGCGGGTCGGCGACTGGAACTGCTTCAACTTCCCCGGTAAACTCTGCTCGGGCGGTAGCGGTTTCGCTATCGGTTTTGCATACGGGTCAGGTGTAATTGTCTTGCGTGCGCGAG belongs to Fibrobacter sp. UWB15 and includes:
- the uvrB gene encoding excinuclease ABC subunit UvrB, with amino-acid sequence MARARKTITPDPYAKPIAKPLPPEQSLPGKLKQFQSPTRANFELVSPYGAAGDQPKAIEELTAGFKNGEQFQTLLGVTGSGKTFTMANVIKNVGKPTLILTHNKTLAAQLYQEFKAFFPHNAVEYFVSYYDYFQPEAYIPHTDTFIEKDASINDEIDKLRLRATANLLTRRDVIIVASVSCIYGLGSPSEYFDLMVRIKKGDVYDRDKILHDLVRIQYTRNDFSLERGSFRVHGDVIEIHPSYDEEGLRIELFGDEVDRLVRFNIITGEVTQEMDEMTIAPAKHFVTKEEGRAGILQRMQMELTDRLAELDKEGKVLESARLSSRTRYDMEMIRETGMCSGIENYSRIIENRAPGTRPFTLIDYFGDDWLLMVDESHVSIPQVGGMAEGDKSRKTTLVQYGFRLPCALDNRPMNFAEFEYMYPKQVLFVSATPGDYELTKTGGVVTEQINRPTGLLDPKIEMFPIKGQMDVLLYRIEEVVKNGDRVLVTTLTKKMAQDLTDFFVEAGIRARYLHSDIKTLERHELIRGLRTGEFDVLVGINLLREGLDLPEVSMVAILDADKEGFLRNYRSLIQTMGRASRNVNGTVLLFADNMTDSLDKAITETARRRAVQEEFNKEHGITPKSVTRKLEDDLRINDPLGDIGDDSIDEDYEDDGNGIRPMEPLQPSSKTKKKGARYSKRADGDVIASRRRSNPSPHTTDNSQLEDLEKQMKEAAARLDFEEAARLRDIIRGMK